Proteins from one Arthrobacter sp. Soc17.1.1.1 genomic window:
- a CDS encoding aminoglycoside phosphotransferase family protein, whose product MTSGPGVMPDGHDRQPVSDTPDTAHSADAPDTPDTPDTAHSADAHGVLPELPPRLVGSARTITGGARWLRDWRELLTDRLAAWDLDVDLAPGQPVWAGRCAVVVPVVRRTGTTTQRCVLKLTVPHDEALPEPDALALWDGTGAVRLLAASRPDFALLLERLDGDSSLHDVPLDATPGPWGAVVRQLSIRPGDSAAWAAIPHLAAAAEEWTDTLPARWDELGEPFPRWLMESALEVCQSRGAVGRRSDHDVLVHADLHYANLLPSSPGQLLHFTAIDPKPVLGDAEYAVAPMLWNRLDELDARDPAGHLRAHGTALAVAAGLDAELAHGWTVVREVRNALFYLGQGLTGDAQRSLWVASSVLGRTLDGLPPVSGLPVL is encoded by the coding sequence ATGACTAGCGGACCGGGCGTGATGCCGGACGGGCACGACCGGCAGCCGGTCAGCGACACCCCCGATACTGCACACTCTGCCGACGCCCCCGACACCCCCGACACCCCCGACACTGCACACTCTGCCGACGCCCACGGGGTGCTTCCCGAGCTGCCGCCACGCCTCGTGGGCAGCGCACGGACGATCACCGGTGGGGCCCGGTGGCTGCGGGACTGGCGGGAGCTGCTGACCGACCGGCTCGCGGCCTGGGACCTCGATGTGGACCTCGCTCCCGGGCAGCCCGTGTGGGCAGGACGGTGCGCGGTCGTCGTCCCGGTCGTCCGGCGCACCGGGACGACGACGCAGCGGTGCGTCCTCAAGCTCACCGTCCCGCACGACGAGGCCCTCCCGGAACCCGACGCCCTGGCGCTGTGGGACGGGACGGGCGCCGTGCGGCTGCTGGCGGCGTCGCGCCCGGACTTCGCGCTGCTGCTCGAACGCCTCGACGGCGACTCGTCGCTGCACGACGTGCCCCTCGACGCGACGCCCGGCCCGTGGGGCGCCGTGGTGCGGCAGCTGTCGATACGGCCCGGTGACAGCGCGGCGTGGGCGGCCATCCCGCATCTGGCCGCGGCGGCCGAGGAGTGGACGGACACGCTGCCCGCGCGGTGGGACGAGCTCGGGGAGCCGTTCCCGCGGTGGCTCATGGAGTCCGCCCTCGAGGTGTGCCAGTCACGCGGCGCCGTGGGCAGGAGGTCCGACCACGATGTGCTCGTGCATGCCGACCTGCACTACGCGAACCTGCTGCCGTCGTCGCCCGGGCAGCTGCTGCACTTCACGGCGATCGACCCGAAACCCGTGCTCGGGGACGCGGAGTACGCGGTGGCGCCGATGCTGTGGAACCGCCTCGACGAGCTCGACGCACGCGATCCCGCCGGGCACCTCCGGGCGCACGGCACGGCGCTGGCCGTCGCCGCGGGGCTGGATGCGGAGCTGGCCCACGGCTGGACGGTGGTCCGGGAGGTGCGGAACGCGCTGTTTTACCTCGGGCAGGGCCTGACCGGCGACGCGCAGCGCTCGCTCTGGGTGGCGAGCTCGGTCCTGGGCAGGACGCTGGACGGCCTGCCGCCGGTCAGCGGGCTACCCGTCCT
- a CDS encoding DUF4439 domain-containing protein, which produces MSRQADTGREQGRDGTTASAAGRWARAAARLVGLFLVVLLVVGVGVGVTPAEPQAPVYSAAERTQLDAEGRYRALAEDAREAAAADPALADALLAVAADLAAQAEAVALPRSTEPPEGSTSSDPTSPNASPGATDSSGSTDASGSSDASGPSDPSEPSNPPVPAPPPADAAGVLALLRDSALRSLSDAVGAEPGPARVLASAGANQWRHAVLLGALLGADAGLPPADAVPPGDLAGSRGLFAAVAPAPATPVAPSAPDTGPSGPAGPSGPSSPADPSTASGPTDCAGTPRGPEPDRKALLSAKTAEDQARFGYEVAAALLPEAPALLARSSLHGAAANDAARRLEDLCAPAAPAPAGFAIKPDFRADPAAALRHLEQEHAALYAGLIPAVGPDARAWAVAAFNAAAQRSLDAGTPLGAFPGLEDGAAGATAPDEPAEPEEPADD; this is translated from the coding sequence GTGAGCAGGCAGGCGGATACGGGCAGAGAGCAAGGGCGTGACGGCACCACGGCCTCCGCTGCCGGGCGATGGGCCCGGGCCGCTGCGAGGCTCGTCGGCCTCTTCCTCGTGGTCCTCCTGGTGGTCGGCGTCGGCGTGGGCGTGACTCCCGCCGAGCCGCAGGCCCCGGTCTACTCCGCCGCCGAGCGGACACAGCTCGACGCCGAGGGGCGGTACCGTGCACTGGCCGAGGATGCCCGGGAGGCTGCGGCGGCGGACCCGGCGCTCGCCGATGCCCTGCTGGCCGTGGCCGCTGATCTGGCGGCACAGGCGGAGGCAGTCGCCCTGCCGCGCTCCACGGAACCTCCGGAAGGATCCACCTCATCGGATCCCACGTCGCCGAATGCCTCGCCCGGTGCCACCGATTCCTCGGGTTCCACTGATGCTTCCGGTTCCAGCGATGCCTCCGGTCCCTCCGATCCGTCAGAACCTTCTAATCCGCCGGTCCCCGCTCCCCCACCGGCCGACGCGGCTGGCGTGCTCGCGCTGCTCCGGGACAGTGCCCTGCGCAGCCTGAGCGACGCCGTGGGCGCCGAGCCCGGTCCGGCCCGCGTGCTCGCGTCGGCGGGGGCCAACCAGTGGCGGCACGCGGTGCTGCTCGGTGCGCTCCTCGGTGCCGATGCCGGCCTGCCGCCCGCCGATGCCGTCCCGCCCGGGGACCTGGCCGGCTCGAGGGGACTCTTCGCCGCCGTGGCCCCGGCCCCAGCAACCCCCGTGGCCCCCTCCGCTCCGGACACGGGTCCCTCCGGCCCCGCCGGCCCGTCCGGCCCGTCCTCTCCCGCCGATCCCTCCACTGCGTCCGGTCCCACCGACTGCGCCGGGACGCCCCGCGGGCCTGAGCCCGACCGGAAGGCCCTGCTCAGTGCGAAGACCGCGGAGGACCAGGCACGCTTCGGGTACGAGGTCGCCGCGGCGCTGCTTCCCGAGGCGCCGGCCCTGCTCGCCCGGTCGTCGCTGCACGGGGCGGCAGCCAACGACGCCGCCCGACGCCTCGAGGACCTGTGCGCCCCGGCAGCCCCGGCACCGGCCGGTTTCGCGATCAAGCCGGACTTCCGCGCGGACCCGGCAGCGGCCCTGCGCCACCTCGAGCAGGAGCATGCCGCGCTGTACGCGGGGTTGATCCCTGCGGTCGGGCCCGACGCCCGTGCCTGGGCCGTCGCCGCCTTCAACGCGGCCGCGCAGCGTAGCCTCGACGCGGGCACACCCCTCGGAGCCTTCCCCGGGCTGGAGGACGGCGCGGCCGGCGCCACCGCACCGGACGAGCCGGCGGAGCCCGAGGAGCCTGCCGATGACTAG
- the rimP gene encoding ribosome maturation factor RimP, with the protein MAVRSGNEKHASTRKSAVEAELQVEAQRLRTRLQPVVEEHNLYLEDVEVRVAGSHRTVHVVVDLPEDATGSVGLDVISAISSDLSEAMDSDPEDDDRPYNLEISSPGVSRPLTEPRHWRRNVGRMVEVKPVTGDVVVGRLQDVTAAGIRLIPQLPVKKGMKPKQGDPLALEFSRIRKGTVQVEFAHLEDEHHDDSEGAEPDDTGAVHPA; encoded by the coding sequence ATGGCGGTCCGGTCCGGGAACGAAAAACATGCCTCGACCCGCAAATCCGCCGTGGAGGCGGAACTGCAGGTTGAAGCACAGCGCCTGCGGACCAGGCTGCAGCCCGTCGTGGAGGAGCACAACCTCTACCTCGAGGACGTCGAGGTGAGGGTCGCCGGCTCGCACCGCACGGTACACGTGGTCGTCGACCTGCCCGAGGACGCGACGGGGAGCGTGGGACTCGATGTGATCTCCGCCATCTCCTCGGACCTGTCCGAGGCCATGGACAGCGATCCCGAGGACGACGACCGCCCCTACAACCTCGAGATCTCCTCGCCCGGCGTATCACGCCCCCTCACGGAGCCGCGGCACTGGCGCCGCAACGTGGGACGCATGGTCGAGGTCAAGCCGGTGACCGGCGACGTCGTCGTCGGGCGCCTTCAGGACGTCACCGCCGCGGGGATCCGGCTGATCCCCCAGCTGCCGGTCAAGAAGGGCATGAAGCCCAAACAGGGCGATCCACTCGCCCTCGAGTTTTCCAGGATCCGCAAGGGGACCGTCCAGGTCGAATTCGCGCATCTTGAGGATGAACACCACGATGACAGCGAGGGTGCCGAACCGGATGACACCGGCGCCGTGCACCCCGCGTAA
- the nusA gene encoding transcription termination factor NusA, whose translation MDIDMSALRLLEREREIPLDKLIPTIEQALLIAYHRTPGAHETARAELDRRNGHVTIWATEKDDDGETVGEFDDTPGGFGRIAASTARQIILQRLRDAEDENILGEFRGKEGELVAGMIQQGTNPHMIQVNLGSVEAVLPPPEQVPGEKYLHGTRLRAFVVDVHRGMKGPSITLSRSHPGLVRKLFELEVPEIADKTVEIVALAREAGHRTKIAVKANVPGVNAKGACIGEMGTRVRAVMNELNDEKIDIVDYNDDAASFIASSLSPSRVTSVTITDEATRSARVVVPDYQLSLAIGKEGQNARLAAKLTGWRIDIVSDAAKPAQAAKA comes from the coding sequence ATGGACATTGATATGAGCGCATTGAGGCTGCTCGAGCGCGAACGCGAGATCCCGCTGGACAAGCTGATCCCCACGATCGAGCAGGCACTGCTCATCGCATACCACCGCACGCCCGGCGCCCACGAGACGGCGCGGGCCGAACTGGACCGCCGCAACGGCCACGTCACCATCTGGGCCACGGAGAAGGACGACGACGGCGAGACCGTCGGCGAGTTCGACGACACCCCCGGCGGGTTCGGTCGTATCGCGGCGAGCACAGCGCGCCAGATCATCCTGCAGCGCCTGCGCGACGCCGAGGACGAGAACATCCTCGGGGAGTTCCGCGGCAAGGAGGGCGAACTCGTCGCCGGCATGATCCAGCAGGGCACCAACCCGCACATGATCCAGGTGAACCTGGGCTCCGTCGAGGCCGTGCTGCCGCCCCCAGAGCAGGTCCCGGGCGAGAAGTACCTCCACGGCACGAGGCTGCGCGCGTTCGTCGTCGACGTGCACCGCGGCATGAAGGGCCCCTCGATCACGCTGTCCCGCTCGCACCCGGGACTCGTGCGGAAGCTCTTCGAACTCGAGGTCCCCGAGATCGCCGACAAGACGGTCGAGATCGTGGCCCTCGCCCGCGAGGCCGGCCACCGCACGAAGATCGCGGTCAAGGCGAACGTGCCCGGCGTCAACGCCAAGGGTGCCTGCATCGGCGAGATGGGCACGCGTGTCCGCGCCGTCATGAACGAGCTGAACGACGAGAAGATCGACATCGTCGACTACAACGACGACGCCGCCTCCTTCATCGCCAGCTCGCTCTCGCCGTCGCGCGTCACGTCGGTGACCATCACGGACGAGGCCACGCGGTCCGCGCGCGTCGTCGTGCCCGACTACCAGCTCTCGCTCGCGATCGGCAAGGAAGGCCAGAACGCGCGCCTCGCCGCGAAGCTCACCGGCTGGCGGATCGACATCGTCTCCGACGCCGCCAAGCCCGCCCAGGCGGCCAAGGCGTAG
- a CDS encoding YlxR family protein, with protein MGCRRRDRQSNVMRVVAQPIDGIKVAVVDERRRLSGRGAWLHPDPACLETAVKRKAFHRAFRGPVDTARLAEGFQASLERRDTRSDSSPSSLKAGQYPHGNPMSTQR; from the coding sequence GTGGGATGCCGCCGGCGGGACCGCCAGTCGAACGTGATGCGGGTTGTCGCACAACCGATCGACGGGATCAAGGTCGCCGTGGTCGACGAGCGGCGCCGGCTATCCGGACGGGGCGCCTGGCTGCACCCCGACCCGGCATGCTTGGAAACGGCCGTCAAGCGGAAAGCCTTTCACCGGGCCTTCCGCGGGCCGGTGGACACTGCCCGACTGGCAGAGGGCTTCCAGGCATCCCTGGAGCGTCGAGACACGCGCTCCGATTCATCACCGTCCTCCCTGAAAGCGGGTCAGTACCCTCATGGAAACCCGATGAGTACCCAGCGATGA
- the infB gene encoding translation initiation factor IF-2, whose product MAKVRVHELAKELGITSKDAVAKLQELGEFVRSASSTIEAPVVKKLRGAYPGAGGTKPAAAPAPSRPAAPAPSGPKPGAAQAVPEAPAPAAPAAPAPSEAPAAPAAPAAPAAPQASPFSNGSGPAETPAPAAAENTPAPAQQDTQAGPTPGARPAPRPATPPAAPAAGTRPSGARPGGAPRPGNNPFAPSQGMGSRRGDSDRGADRTSERPPRPGNNPFAPSQGMPRPGRRDDAGTGGPRPAAGAGGPRPAAGAGGPRPAAGAGGPRPGAPRPGAPRPGAPGSRPTPGMMPNRTERPAAPGRGAPGAGAGPRRGPGGAPNSPSGAPAGGGFGKGTRGRGGTAGAFGKGGAGRGKQRKSKRAKRQELEQMSAPSLGGVSVPRGDGNTIVRLRRGSSITDFADKIEANPAALVTVLFHLGEMATATQSLDEDTFEVLGTELGYKIQVVSPEDEERELLSSFDIDFDAELEAEGDEDLEVRPPVVTVMGHVDHGKTRLLDAIRNTKVVEGEHGGITQHIGAYQIQHVHEDSTRAITFIDTPGHEAFTAMRARGAKVTDIAVLVVAADDGVMPQTVEALNHAQAANVPIVVAVNKMDKEGANPDKVKGQLTEYGLVPEEYGGDTMFVHVSALQGMGIDELLEAVLLTADAALDMRANPNKDARGIAIEANLDRGRGAVATVLVQSGTLHVGDTIVAGTAHGRVRAMFDENGDVVTTAGPSRPVQVLGLSNVPRAGDTFFVTDDERTGRQIAEKREAADRNAALAKRRKRISLEDFDQAVAEGKVDTLNLILKGDVSGAVEALEDSLLKIDVGEGVQLRVIHRGVGAITQNDVNLATVDNAIIIGFNVKPAERVADLAEREGVDMRFYSVIYAAIDDIELALKGMLKPEYEEVQLGTAEVREVFRSSKFGNIAGSIVRSGIIRRNTRARVLRDGKVIGDNLSVDSLKRFKDDATEVRTDFECGIGLGSFNDVKEGDIIETFEMREKPRV is encoded by the coding sequence GTGGCCAAGGTCCGCGTACACGAGCTCGCGAAAGAGCTCGGTATCACCTCGAAAGACGCAGTGGCTAAACTGCAGGAACTGGGCGAATTCGTCCGTTCAGCCTCATCCACCATCGAGGCCCCCGTCGTGAAGAAGCTTCGCGGCGCATACCCCGGCGCCGGCGGCACCAAGCCCGCCGCCGCTCCCGCACCCTCACGCCCCGCGGCCCCCGCGCCGTCGGGCCCGAAGCCGGGCGCTGCCCAGGCAGTCCCCGAGGCACCCGCCCCGGCCGCTCCCGCAGCACCCGCCCCGTCCGAAGCGCCCGCAGCTCCGGCTGCTCCGGCCGCTCCGGCCGCCCCGCAGGCATCCCCGTTCTCGAACGGTTCCGGTCCGGCGGAGACGCCTGCTCCGGCAGCTGCCGAGAACACCCCCGCGCCTGCCCAGCAGGACACCCAGGCCGGTCCGACGCCGGGAGCGCGCCCTGCGCCCCGACCGGCGACCCCGCCCGCCGCCCCCGCGGCAGGTACCCGGCCCTCGGGAGCCCGTCCCGGTGGCGCACCCCGCCCCGGCAACAACCCCTTCGCCCCCTCACAGGGCATGGGGTCGCGCCGCGGCGACAGCGACCGTGGAGCGGACCGCACCTCGGAGCGCCCGCCGCGTCCGGGGAACAACCCGTTCGCGCCGTCCCAGGGCATGCCCCGCCCCGGTCGTCGTGACGACGCCGGGACCGGCGGACCCCGCCCGGCCGCAGGTGCGGGCGGACCCCGTCCCGCCGCAGGTGCGGGCGGACCCCGCCCGGCCGCTGGTGCGGGTGGACCCCGCCCGGGTGCACCGCGCCCCGGCGCTCCCCGTCCCGGTGCCCCCGGCTCGCGTCCCACACCCGGGATGATGCCCAACCGCACCGAGCGCCCCGCAGCCCCCGGCCGCGGAGCCCCCGGCGCAGGTGCCGGTCCGCGCCGCGGACCCGGCGGAGCACCGAACAGCCCCAGCGGCGCACCCGCCGGCGGCGGCTTCGGCAAGGGCACCCGCGGACGCGGCGGCACTGCCGGCGCCTTCGGCAAGGGTGGAGCCGGCCGCGGCAAGCAGCGCAAGTCGAAGCGCGCGAAGCGGCAGGAACTGGAGCAGATGTCGGCTCCTTCGCTGGGCGGCGTGAGCGTACCCCGCGGAGACGGCAACACCATCGTCCGCCTGCGTCGCGGCTCGTCTATCACGGACTTCGCCGACAAGATCGAGGCGAACCCCGCCGCACTGGTCACCGTGCTGTTCCACCTCGGTGAGATGGCAACGGCCACGCAGTCGCTCGACGAGGACACCTTCGAGGTGCTCGGTACCGAGCTCGGCTACAAGATCCAGGTCGTCTCACCCGAGGACGAGGAGCGCGAGCTCCTCAGCAGCTTCGACATCGACTTCGATGCCGAGCTCGAGGCCGAGGGCGACGAGGATCTCGAGGTCCGTCCTCCGGTCGTCACCGTCATGGGCCACGTCGACCACGGTAAGACCCGACTGCTCGACGCGATCCGCAACACCAAGGTCGTGGAGGGCGAGCACGGCGGCATCACCCAGCACATCGGTGCCTACCAGATCCAGCACGTCCACGAGGACAGCACGCGCGCCATCACCTTCATCGACACCCCGGGCCACGAGGCGTTCACCGCCATGCGTGCCCGAGGCGCGAAGGTCACGGACATCGCGGTGCTCGTCGTCGCCGCGGACGACGGCGTCATGCCGCAGACCGTGGAGGCGCTGAACCACGCCCAGGCGGCCAACGTGCCGATCGTCGTGGCCGTGAACAAGATGGACAAGGAAGGCGCGAACCCCGACAAGGTCAAGGGCCAGCTCACCGAGTACGGCCTGGTCCCCGAGGAATACGGTGGCGACACCATGTTCGTCCACGTGTCGGCGCTCCAGGGCATGGGCATCGACGAGCTCCTCGAGGCCGTCCTGCTCACCGCGGACGCCGCGCTGGACATGCGGGCCAACCCGAACAAGGACGCCCGCGGTATCGCGATCGAGGCGAACCTCGACCGCGGTCGCGGTGCCGTGGCCACGGTGCTCGTGCAGTCCGGAACGCTGCACGTCGGCGACACGATCGTCGCCGGTACGGCCCACGGCCGTGTGCGAGCGATGTTCGACGAGAACGGCGACGTCGTCACCACGGCGGGACCCTCGCGTCCCGTGCAGGTCCTCGGCCTGTCCAACGTGCCCCGTGCCGGTGACACGTTCTTCGTCACCGACGACGAGCGCACCGGACGCCAGATCGCCGAGAAGCGTGAAGCGGCGGACCGCAACGCGGCCCTCGCCAAGCGCCGCAAGCGCATCAGCCTCGAGGACTTCGACCAGGCCGTCGCCGAGGGCAAGGTCGACACCCTCAACCTCATCCTCAAGGGTGACGTGTCGGGTGCCGTCGAGGCCCTGGAGGACTCGCTGCTCAAGATCGACGTCGGAGAAGGCGTGCAGCTGCGCGTCATCCACCGCGGCGTCGGTGCCATCACGCAGAACGACGTCAACCTGGCCACGGTCGACAACGCGATCATCATCGGCTTCAACGTGAAGCCGGCCGAGCGCGTCGCGGACCTCGCCGAGCGTGAGGGCGTCGACATGCGCTTCTACTCGGTGATCTACGCGGCGATCGACGATATCGAGCTCGCCCTCAAGGGCATGCTCAAGCCGGAGTACGAGGAGGTGCAGCTCGGAACCGCAGAGGTCCGCGAGGTGTTCCGTTCCTCGAAGTTCGGCAACATCGCCGGCTCGATCGTCCGGTCGGGCATCATCCGCCGCAACACGAGGGCGCGCGTGCTCCGCGACGGCAAGGTCATCGGGGACAACCTCTCCGTGGACTCGCTCAAGCGGTTCAAGGACGACGCCACCGAGGTCCGTACGGACTTCGAGTGCGGTATCGGCCTCGGGTCGTTCAACGACGTCAAGGAAGGCGACATCATCGAGACCTTCGAGATGCGGGAGAAGCCCCGCGTCTAG